A genomic segment from Corylus avellana chromosome ca5, CavTom2PMs-1.0 encodes:
- the LOC132180289 gene encoding uncharacterized protein LOC132180289, producing MAISRGVVLLGLMTLLVCLLLIKVSEADDSAEYPPIHAVKHDDSKCEGIHHEKGDHCRKEEEEEEEVVDDDVDDSYKVVNRMALSYHEAGSVNPFYDSSDTELLDNRVVVLGH from the coding sequence ATGGCTATATCCAGAGGAGTGGTTCTTCTTGGCTTGATGACACTCTTAGTTTGCTTACTCTTGATCAAAGTTTCTGAGGCTGATGACTCTGCTGAGTATCCCCCTATCCATGCAGTCAAACACGATGATAGCAAATGTGAAGGTATCCACCACGAGAAAGGCGACCACTGCCggaaagaggaggaggaggaggaggaggtggtggaTGATGACGTGGATGATTCTTACAAGGTTGTCAACAGGATGGCACTCTCTTACCATGAAGCTGGCTCGGTTAACCCATTTTATGATTCATCAGACACCGAGTTACTCGACAATCGTGTGGTTGTATTGGGACACTAA
- the LOC132181191 gene encoding probable lipid-A-disaccharide synthase, mitochondrial isoform X1, which produces MLFRTIWKLNSGNNVGLLRLPRRYISVSGRAVIDMATKAGELRVFIVAGEVSGDTIGSRLMASLKNLCPVPIRFSGVGGSMMSRQGLKSLFPMEDIAVMGIWELLPHLNKIRLKLKETIEAAFLFQPHVVVTVDSKGFSFRLLKQLKANYSQQGLDGPVHFHYVAPSFWAWKGGEARLKGLAEFVDQVFCILPNEEEVCKSNGMAATFVGHPILEDLLELNLVKDTSPHEWKVERDCEDFRSKNAIPTGATVISLLPGSRLQEVRQMLSIFANTLELLKVLVPELMAVIHVAPNQHVEKYITGIVHKWPVPALLLPGGLPHLKYDAFSASRVALCASGTVALELQLARLPCVVAYRAHFLTQWIIRYKAKISHISLPNILLDSAIIPEALFQACTPTKLASMLMELMHNEGLREEQIVAAEKVMRLLYPSERITNNLSQQDSRLRFPDFTPSMVAASTILYYVKP; this is translated from the exons ATGTTGTTCAGAACAATATGGAAGTTGAACAGTGGGAATAATGTGGGCCTCTTGAGGCTGCCGAGAAGATATATATCAGTTTCAGGCAGAGCTGTGATAGATATGGCCACGAAAGCTGGGGAACTGAGGGTCTTCATTGTTGCTGGAGAGGTTTCTGGGGATACCATTGGTTCTCGGCTCATGGCATCTTTAAAGAATCTATGTCCAGTTCCTATCCGTTTTTCTGGTGTTGGAGG GTCCATGATGTCCAGGCAAGGgttaaaatctttatttccTATGGAGGATATTGCTGTAATGGGGATATGGGAGTTGTTGCCTCATCTGAATAAAATCAGA TTGAAGCTGAAGGAAACAATAGAGGCTGCTTTTCTGTTTCAACCCCATGTTGTTGTAACAGTGGACTCGAAGGGTTTTTCATTTCGTCTCCTAAAGCAGTTAAAGG CTAATTACAGTCAGCAAGGGTTGGATGGTCCAGTACACTTCCATTATGTAGCACCGTCATTCTGGGCATGGAAAGGGGGTGAAGCAAGACTCAAAGGCCTAGCTGAATTTGTGGATCAAGTATTCTGCATACTTCCAAACGAGGAAGAAGTTTGCAAATCAAATGGCATGGCTGCGACCTTCGTGGGCCACCCCATTCTGGAAGATCTTTTGGAATTGAATTTG GTAAAGGATACCTCACCACATGAGTGGAAGGTAGAACGCGATTGTGAAGATTTCCGAAGTAAAAATGCAATACCTACAG GAGCCACAGTCATTAGCTTGCTTCCTGGAAGCAGATTACAGGAGGTCAGGCAAATGCTTTCCATCTTTGCAAACACTCTGGAATTGTTGAAAGTCTTGGTTCCTGAGTTGATGGCAGTCATCCATGTTGCTCCAAATCAGCATGTAGAGAAGTACATCACTGGAATTGTTCATAAGTGGCCTGTGCCTGCTCTATTACTTCCAGGGGGATTACCACACCTGAAATATGATGCATTCAGT GCGAGTAGGGTTGCATTATGTGCTTCTGGTACGGTTGCTTTGGAGTTGCAGCTTGCTCGATTGCCTTGTGTTGTTGCTTATCGAGCCCATTTCCTAACTCAATGGATTATTCGTTACAAAGCAAAGATATCACATATCTCACTCCCCAATATTCTCTTGGATTCAGCTATCATTCCTGAAGCTCTCTTTCAAGCATGCACACCTACAAAGCTTGCCTCAATGCTCAT GGAATTGATGCACAATGAAGGCCTACGAGAAGAACAGATCGTTGCTGCTGAAAAGGTCATGAGACTTCTATATCCTTCAGAGAGAATTACAAACAACCTGTCACAGCAGGATTCAAGATTGAGGTTTCCTGATTTCACACCAAGTATGGTTGCAGCATCCACCATATTATACTATGTGAAGCCCTGA
- the LOC132181191 gene encoding probable lipid-A-disaccharide synthase, mitochondrial isoform X2: MLFRTIWKLNSGNNVGLLRLPRRYISVSGRAVIDMATKAGELRVFIVAGEVSGDTIGSRLMASLKNLCPVPIRFSGVGGSMMSRQGLKSLFPMEDIAVMGIWELLPHLNKIRLKLKETIEAAFLFQPHVVVTVDSKGFSFRLLKQLKANYSQQGLDGPVHFHYVAPSFWAWKGGEARLKGLAEFVDQVFCILPNEEEVCKSNGMAATFVGHPILEDLLELNLVKDTSPHEWKVERDCEDFRSKNAIPTGATVISLLPGSRLQEVRQMLSIFANTLELLKVLVPELMAVIHVAPNQHVEKYITGIVHKWPVPALLLPGGLPHLKYDAFSASRVALCASGTVALELQLARLPCVVAYRAHFLTQWIIRYKAKISHISLPNILLDSAIIPEALFQACTPTKLASMLISCVQLQSHDSMQGIDAQ; the protein is encoded by the exons ATGTTGTTCAGAACAATATGGAAGTTGAACAGTGGGAATAATGTGGGCCTCTTGAGGCTGCCGAGAAGATATATATCAGTTTCAGGCAGAGCTGTGATAGATATGGCCACGAAAGCTGGGGAACTGAGGGTCTTCATTGTTGCTGGAGAGGTTTCTGGGGATACCATTGGTTCTCGGCTCATGGCATCTTTAAAGAATCTATGTCCAGTTCCTATCCGTTTTTCTGGTGTTGGAGG GTCCATGATGTCCAGGCAAGGgttaaaatctttatttccTATGGAGGATATTGCTGTAATGGGGATATGGGAGTTGTTGCCTCATCTGAATAAAATCAGA TTGAAGCTGAAGGAAACAATAGAGGCTGCTTTTCTGTTTCAACCCCATGTTGTTGTAACAGTGGACTCGAAGGGTTTTTCATTTCGTCTCCTAAAGCAGTTAAAGG CTAATTACAGTCAGCAAGGGTTGGATGGTCCAGTACACTTCCATTATGTAGCACCGTCATTCTGGGCATGGAAAGGGGGTGAAGCAAGACTCAAAGGCCTAGCTGAATTTGTGGATCAAGTATTCTGCATACTTCCAAACGAGGAAGAAGTTTGCAAATCAAATGGCATGGCTGCGACCTTCGTGGGCCACCCCATTCTGGAAGATCTTTTGGAATTGAATTTG GTAAAGGATACCTCACCACATGAGTGGAAGGTAGAACGCGATTGTGAAGATTTCCGAAGTAAAAATGCAATACCTACAG GAGCCACAGTCATTAGCTTGCTTCCTGGAAGCAGATTACAGGAGGTCAGGCAAATGCTTTCCATCTTTGCAAACACTCTGGAATTGTTGAAAGTCTTGGTTCCTGAGTTGATGGCAGTCATCCATGTTGCTCCAAATCAGCATGTAGAGAAGTACATCACTGGAATTGTTCATAAGTGGCCTGTGCCTGCTCTATTACTTCCAGGGGGATTACCACACCTGAAATATGATGCATTCAGT GCGAGTAGGGTTGCATTATGTGCTTCTGGTACGGTTGCTTTGGAGTTGCAGCTTGCTCGATTGCCTTGTGTTGTTGCTTATCGAGCCCATTTCCTAACTCAATGGATTATTCGTTACAAAGCAAAGATATCACATATCTCACTCCCCAATATTCTCTTGGATTCAGCTATCATTCCTGAAGCTCTCTTTCAAGCATGCACACCTACAAAGCTTGCCTCAATGCTCAT AAGTTGTGTACAACTCCAAAGTCATGATTCAATGCAGGGAATTGATGCACAATGA